The Acidobacteriota bacterium genome has a window encoding:
- a CDS encoding sugar transferase — protein sequence MVTATSKIKLSDQTRSAASPARRVLDLLLAIPAVILLLPVFVAVAIWIKLDSRGPIFFLQERVGMGGRPFRILKFRTMVTEAEQLGTQITVGRDPRITRSGHFLRQYRFDELPQLFNVLKGEMSIVGPRPEVPCYVACYNDEQRQILAYRPGITSPATIEFSNESEVLSQHADPADPEHYYRTEILPAKLAMDLNYSRQATVWSDCTILARTILRLIN from the coding sequence ATGGTTACTGCAACTTCAAAAATCAAGTTATCCGATCAAACGCGTAGCGCCGCTTCACCCGCACGCCGGGTTCTGGATTTGCTGCTGGCGATTCCCGCAGTGATTCTATTGCTCCCGGTATTTGTCGCCGTCGCCATCTGGATCAAACTGGATTCGCGCGGCCCGATTTTCTTTTTGCAGGAACGTGTTGGAATGGGCGGACGACCATTCCGAATCCTGAAATTCCGCACCATGGTGACGGAAGCCGAACAGTTGGGAACCCAGATCACTGTTGGCCGCGACCCACGAATCACGCGAAGCGGCCATTTTCTCCGCCAATATCGGTTCGATGAATTGCCGCAGCTTTTCAACGTGTTGAAAGGCGAAATGAGCATTGTCGGACCGCGCCCCGAAGTGCCGTGTTACGTCGCGTGTTACAACGACGAACAACGGCAAATCCTTGCGTACCGACCGGGCATCACCAGTCCGGCCACAATTGAATTCAGCAACGAAAGCGAAGTCCTCTCGCAGCATGCTGACCCTGCCGACCCTGAACACTATTACCGCACGGAGATTTTGCCGGCGAAGCTTGCCATGGATTTGAACTATTCGCGTCAAGCGACGGTTTGGAGCGATTGCACGATTCTCGCCCGGACGATCCTGCGACTGATCAATTGA
- a CDS encoding polysaccharide biosynthesis protein, translating into MNLSKQLLPPSGESVFAPPAKPELLQRVVALLPKMFMKHWVQNYMLSRSTQMAVDAAVVLASFIVAHVLRFDGWPPGLDGQRMVLALPYVVMLQIGVNYLLGMYRRVWRYVSVPDSVHLSGAVGVISLVMLGLRLLIADSRSLWVFPIGTIVINFLLATVGMLAARLAWRVVCEKVARAKTQVNGVRLRTLLVGAGDAGIMTAREITRRRDLGLQVCGFLDDDPGKLGTVIQGISVFGATADLPEMVKKHHVDQVIITMANARRKTVRHILDLCEVAEVPVKIIPGLYEILGNHVTVSNVRPVEIEDLLGRDTINVEAWLEASQSSYIGKRVLITGAGGSIGRELCRQIATLNPASIIVLDKDENSVFEAERELRMVCGDKKLEIVPAICDLRVMTRMRQVFAKHRPEVVFHAAAHKHVPLMESNVAEAIFNNVVGTERLLECAAEFAVERCVMVSTDKAVNPTNIMGATKRVAELMFQAQAVKLNAKRSAKRSECRHYSCVRFGNVLGSRGSVVPIFREQIKNGGPVTITHPEVERYFMTIPEAAQLIIQAGALGQRGEIFLLDMGEPVKVFDLAKDMIRLSGLTVGEDIDIEFKGLRPGEKLKEELLIAEEGAEMTRYEKIFVAPPLQYDFAWLESRIAELTTAAEAGDEDAIYEIFSAMNIGFRPTTWKPKEKAAKNSQ; encoded by the coding sequence ATGAATTTGAGTAAACAACTTCTTCCTCCATCCGGCGAATCTGTCTTTGCTCCGCCCGCAAAGCCGGAACTTTTGCAACGCGTCGTCGCGCTATTGCCGAAAATGTTTATGAAACACTGGGTGCAAAATTACATGCTCAGTCGCAGCACACAGATGGCAGTGGATGCGGCTGTCGTTCTGGCATCGTTCATCGTGGCGCACGTGCTGCGATTTGACGGCTGGCCGCCCGGTTTGGACGGGCAACGCATGGTTCTGGCTTTGCCGTATGTCGTGATGCTGCAAATCGGCGTCAATTACCTGTTGGGCATGTACCGCCGCGTCTGGCGATATGTCAGCGTCCCGGATTCGGTTCATCTGAGCGGGGCGGTTGGCGTAATTTCCTTGGTGATGCTTGGGTTGCGATTGCTGATCGCCGACAGCCGCAGTTTGTGGGTATTTCCAATTGGAACCATTGTCATAAATTTTTTGCTGGCGACTGTCGGCATGCTCGCGGCACGGTTGGCGTGGCGCGTGGTGTGTGAAAAAGTTGCGCGCGCCAAAACGCAGGTCAATGGCGTCAGGCTTCGCACCTTGTTGGTGGGCGCAGGGGACGCAGGGATCATGACCGCGCGCGAAATCACGCGACGCCGCGATTTGGGATTGCAGGTGTGCGGTTTTCTTGATGACGACCCCGGTAAACTCGGCACCGTGATTCAGGGAATTTCCGTGTTCGGCGCAACGGCGGATTTGCCGGAGATGGTTAAAAAACATCACGTGGATCAGGTCATCATTACGATGGCCAATGCGCGCCGAAAAACCGTTCGCCACATTCTGGATTTGTGCGAAGTTGCCGAAGTTCCCGTCAAAATCATTCCGGGGTTGTATGAAATTCTGGGCAATCACGTGACGGTCAGCAATGTGCGCCCGGTGGAAATCGAAGACCTGTTGGGGCGCGACACGATCAACGTCGAAGCCTGGCTGGAAGCCAGCCAGAGTTCTTACATCGGCAAACGCGTGTTGATTACCGGCGCGGGCGGTTCGATTGGCCGTGAATTGTGTCGCCAGATTGCCACGCTCAATCCGGCTTCGATCATCGTGCTGGACAAGGACGAAAATTCCGTCTTTGAAGCCGAGCGTGAACTGCGGATGGTTTGTGGCGATAAGAAGCTGGAAATCGTTCCGGCTATTTGCGATTTGCGCGTGATGACGCGCATGCGGCAGGTATTTGCCAAACATCGCCCGGAAGTCGTGTTTCACGCCGCCGCACACAAACACGTACCGTTGATGGAAAGCAATGTCGCCGAAGCGATCTTCAATAACGTCGTTGGCACAGAACGTTTGTTGGAATGCGCGGCGGAATTTGCCGTCGAACGTTGCGTGATGGTTTCCACCGACAAAGCCGTCAATCCGACCAACATCATGGGGGCAACCAAACGCGTCGCCGAATTGATGTTTCAGGCGCAGGCTGTAAAACTGAATGCCAAAAGGTCTGCCAAAAGGTCTGAATGCCGTCATTATTCCTGCGTGCGGTTCGGCAATGTGTTGGGCAGCCGAGGCAGCGTCGTTCCCATTTTCCGCGAACAAATCAAAAACGGCGGCCCGGTAACGATTACGCACCCGGAAGTCGAACGCTATTTCATGACCATCCCCGAAGCCGCGCAGTTGATCATTCAAGCGGGCGCGTTGGGGCAGCGCGGAGAAATTTTCCTGCTGGACATGGGCGAACCGGTCAAGGTGTTTGATCTGGCAAAAGACATGATCCGGCTTTCGGGCCTGACGGTCGGCGAAGACATTGATATCGAATTCAAAGGCTTGCGCCCCGGCGAAAAACTGAAAGAAGAATTGCTGATTGCCGAAGAAGGCGCCGAAATGACCCGCTACGAAAAGATTTTCGTTGCGCCGCCATTGCAGTATGATTTCGCCTGGCTGGAAAGTCGCATTGCGGAACTTACCACCGCCGCCGAAGCAGGCGACGAAGACGCGATTTATGAAATCTTTTCAGCGATGAACATCGGCTTTCGACCGACAACTTGGAAGCCGAAAGAAAAGGCTGCAAAAAATAGTCAGTAG
- a CDS encoding DegT/DnrJ/EryC1/StrS family aminotransferase: MNTFLPFALPDIGEDEIAEVVDSLRSGWLTTGPKTHRFEREFADFIGSDIQALAVNSATAGLHLVLEAFGIGPGDEVITTPYTFTATAGVVRHLGADPVFVDIDPKTFNLDPAKIERAITERTKAIIPVHFAGLACDMQPIIEIARRHGLKILEDAAHALPSTYHNRLVGTLDTDATVFSFYATKTITTGEGGMIVTRDEAIADRCRAMRLHGISRDAFDRYTSSKPSWHYEVIAPGFKYNLTDIASSIGLQQLKKAWAFQERRQEMAERYDSELANLPITLPPQPENGDLHSWHLYAIRLKDSAGISREEFIQQMAARGIGCSVHFIPLHLHPYWQKAYDLQPHDFPAAWRAYEQAVSLPLYTKMTDEDQTRVIEAAKDVLSGSRLELVEEESAVGSRQ, encoded by the coding sequence ATGAATACCTTTCTCCCATTCGCTCTTCCCGATATTGGGGAAGATGAAATTGCAGAAGTCGTTGACTCGTTGCGCTCCGGCTGGCTGACGACCGGACCGAAAACCCACCGCTTTGAACGTGAATTCGCAGACTTCATCGGTTCCGACATCCAGGCGCTGGCCGTCAATTCCGCAACCGCAGGGTTGCATCTGGTGCTGGAAGCATTCGGCATCGGACCGGGCGACGAAGTTATCACCACGCCTTATACCTTCACCGCCACCGCCGGAGTCGTTCGCCATCTGGGCGCCGATCCGGTTTTCGTGGATATTGATCCGAAAACCTTCAACCTTGATCCCGCAAAAATCGAACGCGCCATCACCGAACGCACCAAAGCTATCATTCCGGTTCACTTCGCCGGACTGGCTTGCGATATGCAGCCGATCATCGAAATTGCGCGCCGGCATGGATTGAAGATTTTGGAAGATGCCGCTCACGCGTTGCCTTCGACCTATCACAATCGTCTGGTCGGAACGTTGGACACGGACGCGACGGTGTTCAGCTTTTACGCGACGAAAACCATCACCACCGGCGAAGGCGGAATGATTGTCACCCGCGATGAAGCGATTGCCGACCGTTGTCGCGCCATGCGGTTGCACGGCATCAGCCGCGATGCGTTTGACCGATACACTTCGTCGAAACCCTCCTGGCATTACGAAGTGATTGCGCCAGGCTTCAAATACAACCTGACCGATATTGCATCGTCTATTGGGTTGCAACAATTGAAAAAGGCATGGGCGTTTCAGGAACGAAGGCAGGAGATGGCGGAGCGATATGATTCGGAACTGGCGAACTTGCCGATCACGCTGCCTCCGCAGCCTGAAAACGGCGATTTGCATTCCTGGCATCTGTACGCAATCCGGCTGAAGGATTCCGCCGGGATCAGCCGCGAAGAGTTTATTCAGCAAATGGCTGCGCGCGGCATCGGTTGTAGCGTGCATTTCATCCCGCTGCATCTGCATCCGTACTGGCAAAAAGCCTACGACCTGCAACCGCATGATTTTCCAGCGGCTTGGCGGGCGTATGAACAAGCCGTCAGTTTGCCGCTGTACACCAAGATGACGGACGAAGATCAAACGCGCGTCATCGAAGCGGCCAAAGATGTTTTGTCCGGCAGCCGCCTTGAATTGGTCGAAGAGGAGTCGGCAGTCGGCAGTCGGCAATAG
- a CDS encoding aminopeptidase P family protein, with translation MCVDRRDFLRLSAGLAGAALLETGADADVLAQARTSAVGGVTPISDDERRARIEKAQRLMVENRIDAIFLEGGSSLFYYTGVRWGNSERMFAAVIPAKGELAWITPKFEEARARELIRFGKDIRAWEEDESPYKVVTGIFKDRGIRTGRIGMEERVRFFLFDGIRQDAKHLEYVSADAVTAGCRIFKSPAEIALMQRANDITIQAFKAAAASLKEGMTQYDFGAQVSAAFRALGATGSALIGFGEYSAFPHGSIQPQKLKEGDIVLMDGGTSVEGYASDITRTFVFGKPTQRQRDIWNLERKAQDAAFAAANPGATCESVDAAARKVITDAGFGPDYKVPGLPHRTGHGIGLDGHEWTNFVRGNKTKLQPGMCFSDEPMIAIYGEFGVRLEDCLYITENGPKFFTKQSASIDQPFD, from the coding sequence ATGTGCGTAGACCGAAGAGATTTTCTGCGGCTAAGCGCCGGTCTGGCTGGAGCGGCTTTGTTGGAAACAGGAGCGGATGCCGATGTTTTGGCGCAGGCTCGAACGTCGGCTGTGGGCGGCGTCACGCCGATTTCCGATGATGAACGCCGCGCGCGAATCGAAAAAGCGCAGCGATTGATGGTGGAAAACCGAATTGACGCCATCTTTCTGGAAGGTGGTTCCAGCCTGTTTTATTACACGGGTGTGCGTTGGGGAAACAGCGAGCGCATGTTTGCCGCCGTCATTCCCGCGAAAGGGGAATTGGCCTGGATCACGCCGAAGTTTGAAGAAGCCCGCGCACGCGAATTGATTCGGTTTGGCAAAGACATTCGCGCCTGGGAAGAAGACGAAAGCCCTTACAAAGTTGTCACAGGCATTTTCAAAGATCGCGGAATCAGAACCGGACGCATCGGCATGGAGGAGCGCGTACGGTTTTTCCTTTTCGACGGCATTCGCCAGGATGCCAAACATCTGGAATATGTCAGCGCCGATGCAGTCACCGCCGGATGTCGAATCTTCAAATCGCCCGCTGAAATCGCGTTGATGCAGCGCGCCAACGACATCACGATTCAGGCGTTCAAAGCCGCCGCCGCAAGCTTAAAAGAAGGTATGACGCAGTATGATTTCGGCGCCCAGGTCAGTGCGGCGTTTCGCGCGCTGGGCGCAACAGGTTCGGCGCTGATCGGCTTTGGCGAATACTCGGCGTTTCCGCACGGCAGCATTCAGCCGCAAAAGTTGAAAGAAGGCGACATTGTCCTGATGGACGGCGGAACCAGCGTCGAAGGCTACGCGTCGGACATCACGCGCACCTTTGTCTTCGGCAAACCAACCCAGCGCCAGCGCGACATCTGGAATCTGGAACGCAAAGCGCAAGATGCAGCCTTTGCCGCTGCGAACCCTGGCGCGACCTGCGAATCGGTGGACGCCGCCGCGCGCAAAGTCATCACTGACGCAGGCTTCGGCCCCGATTACAAAGTTCCCGGCTTGCCGCATCGTACCGGCCACGGTATCGGCCTGGATGGCCACGAATGGACGAACTTCGTGCGCGGCAACAAAACCAAACTGCAACCCGGCATGTGCTTCAGCGACGAACCGATGATTGCCATTTACGGCGAATTCGGCGTCCGATTGGAAGATTGCCTGTACATCACCGAAAACGGCCCGAAGTTTTTCACCAAACAAAGCGCCTCGATTGACCAGCCGTTTGATTGA